From Burkholderia sp. WP9, a single genomic window includes:
- a CDS encoding ABC transporter ATP-binding protein: protein MSLLRVSGLSKSFGGLKAVDNVSFDLEAGQLLALLGPNGAGKSTCFNMVNGQLTPSSGSIRLDGHELVGMRPRDIWRLGVGRTFQIAATFNSMTVIENVQMALVSRERQTFGLWKPARSRYADEALALLDQVGMAADANRACGVLAYGDVKRVELAIALANRPKLLLMDEPTAGMAPKERNELMALTKRLVTEHQIGVLFTEHSMDVVFAYADRMIVLARGKLIAEGDAETIRNDPRVQEVYFGTGKTFQPHAPLHDAAGGHQGQGALQ, encoded by the coding sequence ATGAGCTTGCTGCGCGTCAGCGGTCTCTCCAAATCGTTCGGCGGCCTCAAGGCGGTCGACAATGTTTCCTTCGATCTCGAAGCGGGTCAATTGCTGGCACTGCTCGGGCCGAACGGTGCGGGCAAGTCCACCTGTTTCAATATGGTCAACGGGCAGTTGACGCCTTCGTCCGGGTCGATTCGTCTCGACGGTCATGAACTGGTCGGCATGCGTCCGCGCGACATCTGGCGGCTGGGCGTGGGGCGTACGTTTCAGATTGCCGCGACCTTCAACTCCATGACGGTGATCGAGAATGTGCAGATGGCGCTGGTCTCGCGCGAACGCCAGACCTTCGGGCTATGGAAGCCCGCCCGTTCGCGCTACGCCGACGAAGCCCTCGCGCTGCTCGACCAGGTCGGCATGGCCGCGGACGCGAACCGCGCGTGCGGCGTGCTCGCTTATGGCGATGTGAAGCGTGTGGAACTCGCGATTGCGCTGGCCAATCGCCCCAAGCTGCTGCTAATGGATGAACCCACCGCCGGCATGGCGCCGAAGGAGCGCAACGAGCTGATGGCGCTGACCAAACGTCTGGTCACCGAACACCAGATCGGCGTGCTGTTCACCGAGCACAGCATGGACGTCGTATTCGCCTACGCCGATCGCATGATCGTGCTCGCGCGCGGCAAGCTGATTGCCGAAGGCGACGCCGAGACGATCCGCAACGACCCGCGCGTGCAGGAAGTCTATTTCGGCACTGGCAAGACCTTCCAGCCGCACGCACCGCTGCACGACGCAGCCGGCGGCCATCAAGGCCAGGGAGCATTGCAATGA
- a CDS encoding amino acid synthesis family protein, which yields MAIKLRKLVVQVDETRIEMGQAVEPPARRAVAIAVIDNPYAGRYEAKLDALIEAGEELGALLGNKCVEALGIAPGDAQSYGKAAIVGEAGELEHAAAILHPKLGAPLRAAVEKGAALVPSAKKMGTLGTAIDVPLGHKDAAFVRSHFDAIEARVSDAPRANEIVVAVAVTASGRPLPRIGGLQVSEIKGEDGLR from the coding sequence ATGGCAATCAAGCTTCGCAAGCTGGTCGTGCAAGTGGATGAAACACGCATTGAAATGGGCCAGGCCGTCGAGCCGCCGGCGCGTCGAGCCGTTGCAATTGCGGTGATCGATAACCCTTATGCCGGCCGCTACGAAGCCAAACTCGACGCGCTGATCGAAGCGGGCGAGGAGTTGGGCGCGTTGCTCGGCAACAAGTGTGTCGAAGCGCTCGGCATCGCGCCGGGCGACGCGCAAAGCTATGGCAAGGCTGCTATCGTCGGCGAGGCGGGTGAACTGGAGCATGCCGCCGCGATTCTGCATCCGAAGCTCGGCGCGCCGCTGCGCGCGGCGGTGGAGAAAGGCGCGGCACTGGTGCCGTCGGCAAAGAAGATGGGCACGCTCGGCACCGCGATCGACGTGCCGCTCGGCCACAAAGACGCCGCCTTCGTGCGCAGTCATTTCGATGCGATCGAAGCGCGCGTGTCGGACGCGCCGCGTGCGAACGAAATTGTCGTCGCTGTCGCGGTAACGGCGTCAGGCCGGCCGCTGCCGCGCATCGGCGGGTTGCAGGTGAGCGAGATCAAAGGCGAAGACGGTCTGCGCTGA
- a CDS encoding molybdopterin cofactor-binding domain-containing protein, which translates to MTGPDFSVDRRAAPPSRQQLYDAQSVLIVTRPPQAPVKPAIGQPGSRSSFVPTEADLFLVVRDDGSVVAFNGHVDLGTGIGTALAQIVAEELDVPLTRVSIVLGHTREAPNQGPTIASATIQISAVPLRHAAAQARQFLLAEAAARFSVSVEQLDVRDGVVFQRDGDTAAKGISYGDLVSGKRVELKLDTNAPLKSPDTYRIVGKSAPRVDIPAKATGELSFVHDVRVPGMLHGRVVRPPYAGVAQGDFMGNSLLRVDEDSVSDLPGIVKVVVIRDFVGIVAEREEIAQQAVKRLRVQWKAVEGLPALETSEDVEAALRANPAKRRDLVIEGDVDAALAQESDRKLERTYVWPFQMHASIGPSCAVADYREGALKVWSGTQNPHSLRADLALLMSMDEAHIEIVRMDAAGCYGRNCADDVAADAALLSRAAGSPVRVQLSREDEHAWEPKGAAQLMDVRGASNAGGELAAYDFATRYPSNDAPTLALLLTGTIAAQPQVFEMGDRTAVPPYDYRTMRIVCDDTPPIVRASWLRGVSALPNTFAHESFIDELAAQAGVDPVEFRLKHLRDPRAIELVKAVAEKAGWEPHSAELKEDEGDIARGRGFAYARYVHSKFPGFGAAWSAWVADVEVNRKSGELAVTRVVVGQDTGTMVNPDGVRHQIHGNVIQATSRALKERVTFGENAVTSQEWGAYPILTFREVPVIDVVMMPRHGEPPMGAGESASLPGAAAIANALFDATGVRFRRPPFTPETIRAALADAQAEDKAARRKKRWRLGFLGTFAAGAVGWLGAFSLAPHAIAPITPPLASAFPADLVARGKVLASLGNCAVCHTAHNGVPNAGGKPLDTPFGTVYSTNITPDGLTGIGNWSLEAFMRAMRQGISRDGHRLYPVFPYTSFQNTSDDDLKALYAYLMAQTPARSRPPETKLAYPFSVRPLMAAWNGLFLGRTAFTASATQSAQWNRGAYLVNGLGHCSACHTPRNAFGAEKAGAAFMGGGVAEGWEAPALSTLSNAPVPWSEDELFSYLRSGHAPMHGVAAGPMAPVVGDLVALPDSDIRAMATYLSSLSPLEPNADPIAVARQVEQASAISGAPAGLGARLFDGACAACHHTGSGPQLFGAHPSLALNTNLHSTTPDNLIRVILDGIGSPARPELGTMPAYRDSFNDTQVAELVSYLRQQFAGGKPAWQNVTASVARIRATARVD; encoded by the coding sequence ATGACCGGCCCGGACTTCAGCGTCGATCGACGCGCCGCGCCACCTTCGCGACAACAGCTCTATGACGCGCAGAGCGTGCTGATCGTCACGCGGCCGCCGCAGGCGCCGGTCAAGCCGGCAATCGGTCAGCCGGGTTCGCGTTCGTCGTTCGTGCCGACCGAGGCGGACCTGTTCCTCGTGGTGCGCGACGACGGCAGCGTGGTCGCGTTCAACGGTCACGTCGATCTCGGCACCGGCATCGGCACCGCGCTCGCGCAGATCGTCGCGGAAGAACTGGATGTGCCGTTGACACGCGTGTCGATCGTGCTCGGCCATACGCGTGAAGCGCCGAATCAGGGGCCGACGATCGCCAGCGCGACGATCCAGATATCGGCGGTGCCATTGAGACACGCCGCGGCGCAGGCGCGGCAATTTCTGCTGGCTGAGGCGGCGGCGCGGTTCAGCGTGAGCGTCGAGCAACTCGACGTACGTGACGGTGTGGTTTTTCAGCGCGACGGCGATACTGCCGCGAAAGGCATCAGCTACGGCGATCTGGTGAGCGGGAAGCGTGTCGAACTGAAGCTCGATACGAACGCGCCGCTAAAGTCGCCGGACACCTACAGAATCGTCGGCAAGAGTGCGCCGCGCGTCGATATTCCCGCGAAGGCCACCGGCGAATTGAGTTTCGTGCATGACGTACGCGTGCCGGGCATGTTGCACGGTCGAGTGGTGCGTCCGCCCTATGCCGGTGTCGCGCAGGGCGACTTCATGGGCAACAGCCTGCTGCGCGTGGATGAAGATTCCGTTAGCGATTTGCCCGGTATCGTGAAGGTCGTCGTGATTCGCGACTTCGTCGGTATCGTGGCAGAGCGTGAGGAAATCGCGCAGCAGGCCGTGAAGCGGCTGCGCGTGCAATGGAAAGCGGTTGAAGGCCTGCCAGCGCTCGAAACCAGCGAGGACGTGGAAGCGGCCTTGCGCGCGAATCCGGCCAAACGGCGCGATCTGGTGATCGAGGGCGACGTCGATGCAGCGCTGGCGCAAGAGTCCGATCGCAAGCTGGAACGCACTTACGTGTGGCCGTTTCAGATGCACGCATCGATCGGACCTTCGTGCGCGGTGGCCGACTATCGCGAGGGCGCGTTGAAGGTCTGGTCGGGCACGCAGAATCCGCATTCGCTGCGCGCCGATCTCGCATTGCTGATGAGCATGGACGAAGCGCACATCGAGATCGTGCGGATGGATGCGGCCGGCTGCTACGGCCGCAATTGCGCGGACGATGTCGCCGCCGACGCCGCGCTGCTCTCGCGCGCCGCCGGCAGTCCGGTGCGCGTGCAACTTTCGCGCGAGGACGAGCATGCGTGGGAGCCGAAAGGCGCCGCGCAATTGATGGACGTGCGCGGCGCGTCGAATGCCGGGGGCGAACTGGCCGCATACGACTTTGCGACGCGCTATCCGTCCAACGATGCGCCGACGCTGGCGCTGCTCCTGACCGGCACGATCGCCGCGCAGCCGCAGGTGTTCGAAATGGGCGACCGCACGGCCGTGCCGCCGTACGATTACCGCACCATGCGTATCGTTTGCGACGACACGCCGCCGATCGTGCGCGCGTCGTGGTTGCGCGGCGTGTCCGCGTTGCCGAACACGTTCGCGCACGAGTCGTTCATCGACGAACTGGCGGCGCAGGCGGGTGTCGATCCGGTCGAGTTTCGTCTGAAGCACCTGCGCGATCCACGCGCGATCGAGCTGGTCAAAGCCGTCGCGGAGAAAGCCGGGTGGGAGCCGCATAGCGCCGAACTCAAAGAGGATGAAGGCGACATCGCACGCGGGCGGGGTTTCGCTTATGCCCGCTACGTGCATAGCAAATTTCCCGGCTTCGGCGCGGCGTGGTCTGCGTGGGTGGCCGATGTCGAAGTCAATCGCAAGAGCGGCGAGCTGGCGGTGACGCGCGTGGTGGTCGGCCAGGATACCGGCACGATGGTGAATCCCGACGGCGTGCGTCATCAGATACACGGCAACGTGATTCAGGCGACGAGCCGCGCGCTGAAAGAACGTGTGACGTTCGGCGAGAATGCGGTGACGAGCCAGGAGTGGGGCGCGTATCCGATTCTGACCTTCCGCGAAGTGCCCGTGATCGATGTGGTGATGATGCCGCGCCACGGCGAGCCGCCGATGGGCGCGGGCGAATCCGCGTCGCTGCCCGGCGCGGCTGCGATCGCCAATGCGCTCTTCGATGCCACGGGCGTGCGTTTTCGCCGGCCGCCTTTCACACCGGAGACGATCCGCGCCGCGCTTGCCGATGCGCAAGCCGAAGACAAGGCGGCGCGCAGGAAGAAGCGCTGGCGATTGGGTTTTTTAGGCACTTTCGCGGCGGGCGCAGTGGGATGGCTCGGCGCATTCTCGCTCGCGCCGCACGCGATCGCACCGATCACGCCGCCGCTGGCGAGTGCGTTTCCGGCCGATCTCGTGGCGCGCGGCAAAGTGCTGGCGTCGCTCGGCAATTGCGCGGTCTGCCATACCGCGCACAACGGCGTGCCGAACGCCGGCGGCAAACCGCTCGATACGCCCTTCGGCACCGTGTACAGCACCAACATCACCCCGGACGGCCTGACCGGCATCGGCAACTGGTCGCTCGAAGCGTTCATGCGGGCGATGCGGCAAGGCATCAGCCGCGATGGACATCGTCTCTATCCGGTCTTCCCGTACACCTCGTTCCAGAACACTTCCGACGACGATCTGAAAGCGCTCTACGCCTACCTGATGGCGCAAACGCCAGCGCGCTCGCGCCCGCCGGAAACGAAGCTGGCGTATCCGTTCAGCGTGCGACCGCTCATGGCCGCATGGAACGGACTCTTTCTCGGACGCACGGCTTTCACCGCCAGCGCGACGCAAAGCGCGCAATGGAATCGCGGCGCGTATCTGGTGAATGGGCTCGGCCATTGCAGCGCGTGTCATACGCCGCGCAATGCATTCGGCGCCGAGAAAGCCGGCGCGGCATTCATGGGCGGCGGTGTCGCCGAAGGCTGGGAAGCGCCCGCGTTGTCGACGCTTTCGAACGCGCCCGTGCCCTGGAGCGAGGACGAACTGTTCAGCTATTTGCGCTCCGGCCACGCACCGATGCACGGCGTCGCGGCGGGGCCGATGGCGCCCGTGGTCGGCGATCTGGTGGCGCTGCCCGACAGCGATATTCGCGCAATGGCCACCTATCTCAGTTCGCTCAGCCCGTTGGAACCGAACGCCGATCCGATCGCGGTCGCACGCCAGGTTGAACAGGCGAGCGCGATCTCAGGCGCGCCGGCCGGCCTCGGCGCGCGACTCTTCGACGGCGCGTGCGCCGCCTGTCATCACACGGGGAGCGGGCCGCAACTGTTCGGCGCGCATCCATCGCTCGCGCTCAACACGAATCTGCACAGCACGACGCCTGATAACCTGATTCGCGTGATTCTCGACGGCATCGGCTCGCCTGCGCGTCCCGAACTCGGTACGATGCCGGCTTACCGCGACAGTTTCAACGACACCCAGGTGGCCGAGCTCGTGTCGTACCTGCGTCAGCAATTCGCCGGTGGCAAGCCGGCCTGGCAGAACGTCACGGCGAGCGTCGCCCGGATTCGCGCGACGGCGCGCGTCGATTGA
- a CDS encoding ABC transporter permease produces the protein MFSNLLVQLVNGLADASTLFLVAAGLSLIFGVTRIVNFAHGSFYMFGIYVAYSIASRFGHTAGGFWLSVLAAALVVAVLGALVEMIVLRRIYQAPELFHLLATFALVLIFRDAALWLWGPEDLFGPRAPHLAGAVDFLGHPLPTYDIALIVIGPVVLLLLWYALTRTRWGTLVRAATQDREMLGALGINQAWLFTGVFFVGAFLAGLGGALQGPRMSANLSLDLETIGNAFVVVVVGGMGSIPGAFIAALIIAEIKALCIGIGHVTIFGVGLSLSRFTLVAEFVVMAVVLVVRPWGLLGRASAAVRGMAAPETPLRPAGKRLKWLAAIALLVLVLAPLAANAFPYMPVLLVEILIAVLFATSLHFIMGPGGMHSFGHAAYFGLGAYGAALFLKVLNLPMEAALLLGPLLAVAGALVFGWFCVRLSGVYLAMLTLAFAQIVWSVVFQWDDVTGGSNGILGLWPSNWLSSPVAFYYVTLACAVVGVWLLRKMLFSPLGYAMRASRDSVLRAEAIGIDVKRVQWAAFVIASLFCGLAGSLYAFSKGTISPEVISVSRSVDGLVMVLLGGLQTLTGPIVGAAVFTWLQDTVARQTDYWQALLGFAILLLVIAFPQGIVGFICERFGDDTADPAEKSTVPPAQRAAIKEGL, from the coding sequence ATGTTTTCGAATTTGCTGGTACAGCTGGTCAACGGACTCGCCGACGCGTCGACGCTGTTTCTCGTCGCCGCCGGTTTGTCGCTGATCTTCGGCGTGACACGTATCGTTAACTTCGCGCACGGCTCGTTCTATATGTTCGGCATCTATGTCGCGTATAGCATCGCGAGCCGTTTCGGGCACACGGCGGGCGGCTTCTGGCTGTCGGTGCTGGCTGCGGCGCTGGTGGTCGCGGTGCTGGGCGCGCTGGTTGAGATGATCGTTCTGCGCCGTATCTACCAGGCGCCCGAGCTGTTTCATCTGCTCGCCACGTTCGCGCTGGTGCTGATCTTTCGCGATGCCGCGCTGTGGCTGTGGGGCCCGGAAGATCTGTTCGGCCCACGTGCGCCGCATCTGGCGGGCGCGGTCGATTTCCTCGGCCATCCGCTGCCTACCTACGACATTGCCTTGATCGTGATCGGTCCCGTGGTGTTGCTGCTGCTCTGGTACGCGTTGACACGCACGCGCTGGGGCACGCTGGTGCGCGCCGCCACGCAGGATCGCGAGATGCTTGGCGCGCTCGGCATCAATCAGGCGTGGCTGTTTACCGGTGTGTTTTTCGTCGGCGCGTTTCTCGCCGGGTTGGGCGGTGCGCTGCAAGGGCCGCGCATGTCGGCGAATCTGTCACTGGATCTGGAGACGATCGGCAACGCGTTCGTGGTGGTGGTGGTCGGCGGCATGGGTTCGATTCCGGGGGCGTTCATTGCCGCGCTGATCATCGCGGAGATCAAGGCGCTGTGCATCGGTATCGGCCACGTGACGATCTTCGGCGTCGGTCTGTCGTTGAGCCGCTTCACGCTGGTGGCTGAATTCGTCGTGATGGCGGTCGTGCTGGTGGTGCGTCCGTGGGGTCTGCTCGGCCGCGCGAGCGCCGCGGTTCGTGGCATGGCGGCGCCGGAAACGCCTTTGCGTCCGGCGGGCAAACGGCTCAAATGGCTGGCCGCCATCGCGTTGCTGGTTCTCGTGCTTGCGCCGCTCGCGGCCAACGCATTTCCGTACATGCCCGTATTGCTGGTCGAGATCCTGATCGCCGTGCTGTTCGCGACCAGTCTGCATTTCATCATGGGACCGGGCGGCATGCATTCGTTCGGCCACGCCGCCTACTTCGGACTGGGCGCATACGGCGCCGCGCTATTCCTCAAAGTGTTGAATTTGCCGATGGAAGCCGCGTTGCTGCTCGGCCCGCTATTGGCGGTGGCCGGCGCGCTGGTGTTCGGCTGGTTCTGCGTGCGCCTCTCCGGCGTCTATCTCGCGATGCTGACGCTCGCGTTCGCGCAGATCGTCTGGTCGGTGGTGTTCCAGTGGGACGACGTGACGGGCGGCAGCAACGGCATTCTCGGTTTGTGGCCGTCGAACTGGTTGTCGTCGCCGGTGGCCTTTTACTACGTGACGCTCGCCTGCGCCGTGGTCGGCGTGTGGCTGTTGCGCAAGATGTTGTTCTCGCCGCTGGGTTACGCCATGCGGGCCTCGCGTGACTCCGTGCTGCGCGCCGAGGCGATCGGCATCGACGTGAAACGCGTGCAATGGGCCGCGTTCGTGATCGCGTCGCTGTTCTGCGGACTCGCCGGATCGCTCTATGCCTTCTCGAAGGGCACGATTTCGCCGGAAGTGATCAGCGTGAGCCGTTCGGTGGACGGCCTCGTGATGGTGCTTCTCGGCGGCTTGCAGACACTCACCGGGCCGATTGTGGGCGCGGCCGTGTTCACGTGGCTGCAGGACACCGTCGCGCGGCAAACCGACTATTGGCAGGCGCTGCTGGGCTTCGCGATCCTGCTGTTGGTGATCGCGTTTCCGCAGGGGATCGTGGGCTTCATTTGTGAGCGTTTCGGCGACGATACCGCCGACCCGGCTGAGAAAAGCACCGTCCCGCCTGCTCAGCGCGCGGCGATCAAGGAGGGGCTATGA
- a CDS encoding ABC transporter ATP-binding protein, translated as MSEPMLKVSGLNAFYGRAHILFDVGLEVGRGEVVALMGRNGAGKSTTMKAVMGLLPRRHGEVSFRGQNITALPPYKIARMGMGFVPEDRRVFADLTVMENLDTGRQPPREGAPQWTPEKLFRLFPNLGEMPQRPGGQMSGGEQQMLTVSRTLMGNPYLVLLDEPSEGVAPVIVEQMANMILELKREGLSILLSEQNLHFAELVSDRAYVLEKGQIRFSGTIGELAQNETVRRAYLSV; from the coding sequence ATGAGCGAGCCGATGCTGAAAGTCTCCGGCCTCAACGCGTTCTATGGCCGCGCACATATTCTGTTCGACGTCGGCCTCGAAGTCGGCCGCGGCGAAGTCGTGGCGCTGATGGGCCGCAACGGCGCGGGCAAATCGACCACGATGAAAGCCGTGATGGGCCTGCTGCCGCGCCGTCACGGCGAAGTCAGTTTTCGCGGCCAGAACATCACGGCGTTGCCGCCGTACAAGATCGCGCGCATGGGCATGGGCTTCGTGCCCGAGGATCGTCGCGTGTTCGCGGATCTGACCGTGATGGAGAACCTCGACACCGGCCGTCAGCCGCCGCGCGAAGGCGCACCGCAATGGACGCCGGAAAAACTGTTCCGCCTCTTTCCCAATCTCGGCGAAATGCCGCAACGTCCGGGCGGCCAGATGAGCGGCGGCGAGCAGCAGATGCTCACCGTGTCGCGCACCCTGATGGGCAATCCGTATCTGGTGCTGCTCGACGAACCGTCCGAAGGCGTGGCACCGGTGATCGTCGAACAGATGGCGAACATGATTCTCGAACTCAAGCGCGAAGGGCTGTCGATCCTGTTGTCCGAACAGAACCTGCACTTCGCCGAGCTCGTCAGCGACCGTGCGTACGTGCTCGAAAAAGGGCAGATCCGCTTTAGCGGCACGATCGGCGAACTCGCACAGAACGAAACAGTGAGGCGCGCTTATCTGAGCGTGTGA
- a CDS encoding amidohydrolase family protein has translation MAAETLTGLSGKVAVTNIGLLLSGDIDQPILDANTLVIDDGVIVAVGREKDCDLEGARTTVDCKGTTVAPGLIDSHVHPVFGDWTPRQNQMGWIESNLNGGVTTMISAGEVHLPGRPKDVLGVKALAITAQRSFEGMRGAGVGGGVKVMAGAPVIERGMVEEDFKELSEAGVKLLGEVGLGSVKGGEEAAQMVAWARKYGIQSTIHTGGPSIPGSGLIDRDVVLVADADVIGHINGGHTSLSYRHVCDLCEQSSRALEIVHNGNERIALLTARHAIELKCPHRIILGTDSPAGSGVQPLGILRMIALIASLADVPAEIAFCFATGNTARQRNLRQGLIEVGRPADLVFMDRAQHTAADTLLESVQLGDIPGVGMVMIDGLIRCRRSRNTPPATEVPVVL, from the coding sequence ATGGCAGCAGAGACGTTGACAGGCTTGTCGGGCAAGGTCGCGGTAACGAACATCGGGCTGCTGTTATCCGGCGATATCGATCAGCCGATTCTCGACGCGAACACGCTGGTGATCGACGACGGCGTGATCGTCGCGGTCGGCCGCGAAAAGGACTGCGATCTCGAAGGCGCGCGTACGACGGTCGATTGCAAAGGCACGACGGTTGCGCCAGGTCTGATCGACTCGCATGTGCATCCCGTTTTCGGCGACTGGACACCGCGCCAGAATCAGATGGGCTGGATCGAATCGAATCTGAACGGCGGCGTGACCACGATGATTTCCGCCGGCGAAGTGCATTTGCCCGGCCGCCCGAAAGACGTGCTCGGCGTGAAGGCGCTCGCCATTACCGCGCAACGTTCGTTCGAGGGCATGCGCGGCGCGGGTGTCGGCGGCGGCGTCAAGGTGATGGCGGGCGCTCCGGTGATCGAGAGGGGTATGGTCGAGGAGGACTTCAAGGAGCTTTCGGAAGCGGGCGTCAAGCTGCTCGGCGAAGTCGGCTTGGGCAGTGTGAAGGGCGGCGAAGAGGCCGCACAGATGGTGGCGTGGGCGCGCAAGTACGGCATTCAGAGCACGATTCACACGGGCGGTCCGTCGATTCCCGGCTCGGGCCTGATCGATCGCGACGTGGTGCTCGTCGCCGACGCGGACGTGATCGGCCACATCAACGGCGGGCATACGTCGCTGTCTTACCGGCATGTCTGCGATCTTTGCGAGCAGTCGAGCCGCGCGCTGGAAATCGTCCACAACGGTAATGAACGGATCGCCTTGCTGACCGCGCGCCATGCGATCGAATTGAAGTGTCCACACCGGATCATTCTCGGCACGGATAGTCCCGCCGGTTCCGGCGTGCAACCGCTCGGCATTTTGCGGATGATCGCGCTGATCGCGAGCCTCGCCGACGTGCCCGCGGAAATCGCCTTCTGCTTCGCGACGGGCAACACCGCGCGTCAACGTAATCTGCGCCAGGGGCTAATCGAAGTGGGCCGTCCCGCCGACCTCGTGTTCATGGACCGCGCGCAACACACGGCCGCCGATACGCTGCTCGAAAGCGTGCAGCTCGGCGATATTCCGGGCGTGGGCATGGTGATGATCGACGGGCTGATTCGCTGCCGGCGGAGCCGCAATACGCCACCGGCCACCGAAGTGCCGGTGGTGCTGTGA
- a CDS encoding ABC transporter substrate-binding protein, with product MTTRAGWISRLMVPTVLSFAALSASAQQTIKIGEINSYKAQPAFLGPYKNGWNLALDQVNAAGGVLGKQLEVVSRDDNGNPGDTIRVAQELIAREQVQLLFGGFLSNTGLALADFSKQKKIFFLAAEPLTDKIVWADGNKYTYRLRPSTYMQVAMLVPEAAKLKKKRWALVYPNYEYGQSAVATFKKLLTAAQPDVQFVAEQATPLGNVDAGAVTQAIADAKPDAIFNVLFGADLGKFVREGNTRGLFKDRSVVSLLTGEPDYLDPLGAEAPTGWIVTGYPWYSIDTAANKKFVDAYQAKYHDYPRLGSVVGYSALMSIAAGIKKAGSVDPDKLAAAFKGLGVETPFGPITYRAQDNQSTMGAYVGVTGLKDGKGVMTSYRYIDGASVQPSDAEVKKLRPAE from the coding sequence ATGACCACGCGCGCAGGATGGATTTCTCGCCTCATGGTGCCGACCGTACTGTCGTTCGCCGCTTTGAGCGCGAGCGCACAGCAGACCATCAAGATCGGCGAGATCAATAGTTACAAGGCGCAGCCCGCCTTTCTCGGGCCTTACAAGAACGGCTGGAATCTCGCGCTCGACCAGGTGAATGCCGCAGGCGGCGTACTCGGCAAACAACTCGAAGTGGTATCGCGCGACGACAACGGCAATCCCGGCGACACGATTCGCGTCGCGCAGGAACTGATCGCGCGCGAGCAGGTGCAATTGCTGTTCGGCGGCTTCCTCTCGAACACCGGCCTCGCACTGGCCGACTTCTCGAAGCAGAAGAAGATTTTCTTCCTTGCCGCTGAACCGCTGACCGACAAGATCGTGTGGGCCGACGGCAACAAATACACCTACCGTCTGCGACCTTCCACGTATATGCAGGTGGCGATGCTCGTGCCGGAAGCGGCCAAGCTGAAGAAGAAGCGCTGGGCGCTGGTGTATCCGAACTACGAGTACGGGCAGTCGGCGGTGGCGACTTTCAAGAAACTGCTGACGGCGGCGCAGCCCGATGTACAGTTCGTCGCAGAACAGGCCACGCCGCTCGGCAACGTCGATGCGGGCGCGGTGACGCAGGCGATCGCCGATGCCAAGCCGGACGCGATTTTCAACGTGCTGTTCGGCGCGGACCTCGGCAAGTTCGTGCGTGAGGGCAATACGCGCGGACTCTTCAAGGATCGCAGCGTAGTGTCGCTGCTGACGGGTGAGCCGGATTATCTCGACCCGCTGGGCGCGGAAGCGCCGACCGGCTGGATCGTCACGGGCTACCCGTGGTATTCGATCGATACGGCCGCCAACAAGAAGTTCGTCGACGCCTATCAGGCCAAGTACCACGACTATCCGCGGCTCGGCTCGGTGGTGGGGTATTCGGCGTTGATGTCGATTGCCGCGGGGATCAAGAAGGCCGGGTCGGTCGATCCGGATAAGCTCGCCGCCGCGTTCAAGGGCCTCGGCGTGGAGACGCCCTTCGGGCCGATCACCTATCGGGCCCAGGACAATCAGTCCACCATGGGCGCGTACGTCGGCGTGACGGGGTTGAAAGACGGCAAGGGCGTGATGACGTCCTACCGGTATATCGATGGCGCGAGCGTTCAGCCGTCGGATGCCGAGGTCAAGAAGCTGCGGCCCGCCGAGTGA
- a CDS encoding (2Fe-2S)-binding protein, whose translation MNRPAPLTLKVNGATHLVSAAADTPLLYLLRNDLALNGPKFGCGLGECGACTVLLDGMPTRACVTTAKVALGREITTLEGLGTRAALHPVQQAFIEEQAAQCGYCLNGMIMTAKALLDRDPHPSVETIRRELSRNLCRCGTHVEIVRAVQRAAELLAAQAAAQPAVHEGARA comes from the coding sequence ATGAACCGCCCGGCGCCTCTTACGCTGAAGGTGAACGGCGCGACGCATCTCGTCAGCGCCGCAGCCGATACGCCGCTGCTCTACCTGCTGCGTAACGACCTCGCGCTGAACGGTCCGAAATTCGGCTGCGGTCTCGGCGAATGCGGCGCGTGCACGGTCCTGCTCGACGGCATGCCGACGCGCGCGTGCGTCACCACGGCAAAGGTCGCGTTGGGCCGCGAAATCACCACGCTCGAAGGACTCGGTACGCGCGCCGCGCTGCATCCGGTGCAGCAGGCGTTTATCGAAGAGCAGGCCGCGCAGTGCGGCTATTGCCTGAACGGCATGATCATGACGGCCAAGGCGCTGCTCGATCGCGATCCGCATCCGAGCGTCGAGACGATCCGGCGCGAGTTGTCGCGCAATCTGTGCCGTTGCGGCACGCATGTCGAGATCGTGCGCGCGGTGCAGCGCGCCGCTGAATTGCTCGCGGCGCAAGCGGCGGCGCAACCCGCCGTGCATGAAGGAGCGCGTGCATGA